A single genomic interval of Armigeres subalbatus isolate Guangzhou_Male chromosome 1, GZ_Asu_2, whole genome shotgun sequence harbors:
- the LOC134216878 gene encoding uncharacterized protein LOC134216878 gives MSESKMDFTTTPCEACGELSTQDEEMIGCDSCEHWFHSRCVEVTAAAKKDKKWFCPEGVCQAVSQAYQKQKKSSRSRKAPEDSDRASVKSNEPLLPALPSSVEERIRAMDAEKKRLEEEMDAERVIREKELEIKNALKERRMVMERELREKELQQDRELREKEIEEKNLHFQRELQEKKEHLSRVLMMEKAHQEQMYSVERKLKEAETDNVNLKLYAQKSEDVEDNNSESSESDAENERESNVTTPNGLEQPRQGPSKAQLAARSGLTKKLPNFSGKPEEWPLFFGAYQASNEACGYSDVENLVRLQDCLKGPALESVRGQLIFPKSVPRIIAKLRQFNGCPEQVLQNHLGRARKLEPPRADELASFISFGNAAEQLCDHLEAADLTLHFKRHWVHYKRKKNAATLRTFTDFLSGIFCEANVNIEYKSDTKVVVGVGGRNRPKEKAAVYSHSEVMSSGVNETYRKQQKPCKVCQRSDHRLRFCQDFKDLSHADRMKVVARWKLCQVCLNDHWGQCRFKIRCNVGDCREPHNPLIHPVEGVVGMSAHIRSGQSVIFRMVPVKVHSGGRSITVLAFLDEGASVTLIDSKLADRLGLVGVQEKLTIKWTADVSRVEKSSRRMNVWISAVSPPGNAKMLLQTVHTVEKLMLPHQALNAEELAMEYEHIRVLEVTSYDGRPGILIGANNIHSFAPMEAKIGTTIEPIAVRCKLGWTVYGPRHTDSTLRGSYLGYHQNVSNEEIHELLKNHYALEESVVSVQQESLEDKRARSIMERTTRRLSGRFETGLLWKTDEIHFPDSYPMALKRATHLERRLERKPELYQKVRNQIQDYLDKGTSGDGGGDSQYTERQGLVSSSERRSQPEETREVSVIIGFRERRIAFGGDFREMYHQLKIVLEDKQAQRFLFRNSSSESAQIYVMDVATFGSTCSPASAQYVKNRNAEEYATQFLEAVAAIIHRHYVDDYFYSVDTVAEALKRAQQVSFVHKQAGFEIRNWVSNSVEVLSGLGEDKPMEPVLFNQDKQLDSERVLGITWDPEIDVFAFTIMHRESVRAYLYDSKRPTKRIVLSCVMGFFDPLGLLSPFTVHGKIIIQQLWRSGCEWDQQIGDEEWCKWKQWTDLLPEVEALQIPRCYLGDTISSSVESLESHIFTDASEHAYGCVAYLRAIVNGQIHCSLVMSRAKVAPLELMAAVLGARLSQTILSSHSLRITKTVLWTDSRTVLSWLRSDSYKYKQFVAFRVGEILELTRLMDWRWIPSKQNIADVLTKWGQGPPLQNDSEWKNGPQILYQPEEFWPSTGPIDATGEEARGMMQFHAVVDAESVSRWAKLVRITATVLRFIANCQRKKNGLPIMTLKAT, from the exons ATGAGCGAATCCAAGATGGACTTCACCACGACACCCTGCGAAGCTTGTGGAGAACTTTCAACGCAGGACGAGGAGATGATCGGGTGTGACAGCTGCGAGCATTGGTTCCACTCGCGCTGCGTGGAAGTTACGGCGGCGGCAAAGAAGGACAAGAAATGGTTCTGTCCGGAAGGTGTCTGCCAAGCGGTTTCCCAAGCATATCAGAAGCAGAAGAAAAGTTCCCGTTCAAGAAAGGCCCCAGAAGATTCGGATCGGGCAAGTGTGAAATCCAACGAGCCTCTATTACCGGCCTTGCCTTCGTCTGTGGAAGAAAGGATCCGAGCCATGGATGCGGAGAAGAAGCGCCTGGAAGAGGAAATGGACGCAGAGCGTGTGATACGCGAGAAGGAGTTGGAGATCAAGAATGCTTTGAAGGAACGAAGAATGGTCATGGAGCGCGAGCTGCGAGAAAAGGAGCTACAACAGGATCGAGAGCTTCGCGAGAAGGAGATTGAAGAGAAGAACCTTCACTTCCAAAGGGAGCTGCAGGAGAAGAAGGAACATCTAAGCCGCGTTCTAATGATGGAGAAAGCCCATCAGGAACAGATGTATTCTGTGGAACGGAAGTTGAAGGAAGCGGAGACAGACAATG TTAACCTGAAGCTGTATGCACAGAAATCCGAAGACGTCGAAGATAATAATTCAGAAAGTAGTGAAAGCGATGCGGAAAATGAAAGGGAAAGCAACGTGACAACCCCAAACGGGCTGGAGCAGCCGCGACAAGGACCGAGCAAGGCTCAATTGGCCGCTAGGAGCGGATTAACCAAAAAGCTTCCCAATTTCTCCGGGAAACCCGAAGAGTGGCCGCTCTTCTTCGGAGCTTATCAGGCGTCCAACGAAGCTTGCGGATATTCAGACGTGGAGAACTTGGTGAGACTTCAAGACTGCTTGAAGGGACCGGCGCTTGAATCGGTTCGTGGCCAACTTATCTTCCCAAAATCTGTTCCACGCATAATCGCAAAGCTACGTCAGTTTAACGGATGTCCGGAGCAGGTACTGCAGAACCATCTGGGAAGGGCTCGCAAACTGGAACCACCCAGGGCCGACGAACTGGCTAGTTTCATATCGTTCGGAAACGCTGCGGAACAGTTGTGCGATCACTTGGAAGCAGCAGATCTCACTCTCCACTTT AAACGGCATTGGGTCCACTACAAGCGGAAGAAGAACGCAGCGACACTTCGAACgtttaccgattttctgtcgGGCATTTTCTGCGAAGCGAACGTCAACATCGAGTATAAGTCGGACACGAAAGTGGTAGTAGGAGTAGGCGGAAGAAATAGACCGAAGGAAAAAGCGGCGGTGTACAGTCATAGTGAGGTGATGTCTTCCGGTGTAAACGAGACCTACAGGAAGCAGCAGAAGCCATGCAAGGTATGTCAGCGCTCGGACCATCGACTGCGGTTCTGTCAGGACTTCAAGGACTTATCCCATGCAGATCGGATGAAGGTCGTTGCCAGGTGGAAACTATGTCAGGTTTGTCTTAATGATCATTGGGGTCAGTGTCGCTTTAAGATTCGATGCAATGTAGGTGACTGTAGGGAACCTCATAATCCTTTAATTCACCCAGTTGAGGGCGTAGTGGGCATGAGCGCGCACATTAGGTCGGGTCAGTCAGTTATCTTCCGAATGGTTCCAGTAAAGGTGCATTCTGGGGGAAGGTCGATAACAGTCCTCGCATTCCTAGATGAAGGTGCCTCAGTAACCTTGATCGACAGCAAGCTTGCTGATCGTTTGGGGCTTGTAGGTGTTCAAGAGAAGCTCACTATTAAGTGGACAGCTGACGTTTCAAGGGTAGAGAAAAGTTCTCGGCGTATGAATGTTTGGATTTCGGCAGTGAGTCCGCCGGGTAATGCGAAGATGTTGCTCCAAACGGTTCACACAGTCGAGAAGCTGATGCTGCCTCATCAAGCGTTGAATGCTGAAGAGCTGGCGATGGAGTATGAACACATACGGGTCTTGGAAGTCACATCGTACGACGGTCGTCCAGGAATCCTAATAGGAGCAAACAACATCCACTCCTTTGCTCCGATGGAGGCAAAGATTGGCACAACAATCGAGCCGATTGCTGTCCGCTGCAAGCTTGGTTGGACCGTGTATGGGCCAAGACATACCGACTCGACACTGAGAGGGAGCTATTTGGGATATCACCAGAACGTGTCAAACGAGGAAATCCACGAGCTACTGAAGAACCACTATGCATTAGAGGAATCGGTAGTAAGTGTGCAGCAGGAGTCGCTTGAGGACAAGCGGGCTCGGTCGATAATGGAGCGGACTACAAGACGACTTAGTGGTCGATTTGAGACGGGACTTCTCTGGAAGACGGATGAGATTCACTTCCCGGATAGTTATCCAATGGCCCTGAAGCGAGCGACACATTTGGAGAGAAGGCTGGAAAGGAAGCCGGAATTATACCAAAAGGTTCGGAATCAGATCCAGGACTATTTGGATAAAGGCACATCTGGCGACGGAGGAGGAGATAGCCAATACACAGAGCGACAAGGTTTGGTATCTTCCTCTGAACGTCGTTCTCAACCCGAAGAAACCCGGGAAG TGTCGGTGATTATCGGTTTCCGGGAACGAAGGATTGCTTTCGGCGGGGACTTCCGAGAGATGTATCACCAGCTGAAGATAGTTTTGGAAGACAAGCAAGCACAGCGCTTCCTCTTCAGAAACAGCAGCAGTGAGTCAGCGCAAATTTACGTGATGGACGTCGCCACGTTTGGTTCTACGTGCTCTCCAGCATCAGCGCAGTACGTAAAGAATCGGAACGCGGAGGAGTACGCAACTCAATTTCTAGAGGCGGTTGCAGCAATCATTCATCGACATTATGTCGATGATTATTTTTACAGCGTTGACACGGTCGCAGAAGCGCTAAAACGAGCGCAACAAGTGAGCTTCGTTCACAAGCAAGCTGGTTTCGAGATTCGGAACTGGGTTTCGAACTCAGTGGAAGTACTTTCAGGCCTTGGAGAAGATAAACCCATGGAGCCGGTTCTATTCAACCAGGATAAGCAGTTGGACAGCGAGCGCGTGCTTGGAATTACATGGGATCCAGAAATAGACGTGTTTGCGTTCACAATAATGCACCGGGAGAGTGTCAGAGCGTATTTGTACGATAGTAAGCGGCCAACGAAGCGAATAGTTTTGAGTTGCGTGATGGGATTTTTTGATCCACTTGGTTTGCTATCGCCATTCACTGTTCACGGTAAAATAATAATTCAGCAATTGTGGCGAAGCGGTTGCGAATGGGATCAACAGATTGGCGACGAGGAGTGGTGCAAGTGGAAGCAGTGGACGGATCTCCTCCCGGAGGTAGAAGCCCTTCAAATACCACGGTGCTATCTTGGTGACACAATATCGTCGTCGGTGGAGTCTCTCGAGTCGCACATCTTTACGGATGCGAGCGAGCACGCCTACGGATGTGTTGCTTACCTGAGAGCGATCGTGAATGGGCAGATCCATTGCAGTCTGGTTATGTCCCGAGCGAAGGTAGCGCCACTAGAGTTGATGGCCGCAGTGCTTGGGGCGAGGCTGAGTCAAACCATTCTAAGCTCACACTCTCTGCGGATCACTAAAACTGTGCTGTGGACCGACTCAAGAACCGTATTATCCTGGCTGCGTTCTGATTCATATAAGTATAAGCAGTTCGTAGCATTCAGAGTGGGTGAAATTTTGGAATTGACGCGGTTGATGGATTGGCGGTGGATCCCGTCGAAGCAAAACATTGCGGATGTCCTCACCAAGTGGGGTCAAGGTCCTCCACTACAAAACGACTCGGAGTGGAAGAATGGACCACAAATTCTCTACcaaccggaggaattctggccTTCTACAGGGCCGATTGATGCAACTGGAGAAGAGGCGCGAGGAATGATGCAGTTTCATGCTGTGGTGGATGCCGAATCGGTGTCTCGATGGGCAAAGCTGGTTAGGATCACTGCAACAGTGCTGCGTTTCATTGCCAACTGTCAGCGAAAGAAGAATGGGCTACCAATAATGACATTGAAAGCCACATAG